The Cryobacterium sp. SO1 genomic sequence ATCGACCCCATGATCATCGCGTCCATCCGGGTCCTCGGCACCAGCGCCCCGGAATCCGCGCTGGCGTGGCTGAACCGGCTGACTCTGGCGGAGAATGACATATTCCCACTCGGGTATGCGGATTCTGACCCGTCCCTGGCCGTTCAGGCCGGTTCGGCGAGCCCGCTGGCGCCGACCTCGCTAGCCTTCGCGATGGACCCGGCCCTGTTCGTCCCGACGGCGCCCAGCACGGCCGCCGAGCCCGGCGAGAGCGCCGCCGACCCGAATATTCCCGCACCGACATCTACGGAGGGCGCGCCACAGCCCGGGCAGCCCGAGGACGGCAGCACAGCCCCGACCCTCGAGCAGATACTCGCCTGGGACTACACCGCGACGACCATCGCGTGGCCCGCCGACAACGCCGTCGCCCAGTCCGACTTGGCCGCATTCGCGGCCGCTGGTCTCACCACCACGATTCTTCAGTCGGGGAATGTGGCACAGGACGACGCCGAGGCCACCACCAACACGGCGCTTGAACTGGGCTCCAATGAGCTCGGGCTTGTCGCGGATTCCGGTGTTTCGGAGGCGATGCGCAAGGCCGTCATGGCCACCACCGACGACACCTGGCGCGGATACATGGCCGAACTGTCGTCACAGATCGCGGTCGTGGCATCCGCGAACCCCGGCCAGGCCCGCACCCTTCTCGCTACCTTCGATCGCGGTTGGCCGCCGACCGCGCCGCGACTGGCGCAAACCATCGACGGCCTGGCGGCCCTTCCCTGGTACGCGGCGACCACGCTCACCGCGGCCGCCGCGACCCCGGTCGCGACCGAGGCCGCCGACGTCACCTTCGTGCCGCAAGCCGAACCGACCGGCAGCGTCGACCTGGCGAACCGACTGCTCGACCGAGAAGCCGAGGTCGTCGCCTTCTCCGGATCCCTCGCCGAGCCGGCGGCCGTCACCGCACCGTACCGACTCGCCCTGCTGGCCCTGTTGGGGACGTCCTGGCAGAGCACCCCCGACGAGTGGCGCACCGCCGTGGGTGACACCCTGACGAGCTCACACGAGGTTCTGCGCTCGGTGACCGTGAGCACCAAGGGACCGATCAACGTCGTCGGAAGCAAGGTCGACATCCCCGTCACCTTGAACAACGCCCTCGGCCAGGCCGTCTCCGTGCGGGTGCAGGTCCTTCCGTCCAACGGTCGCCTGGTGGTGGGTAATGACGTCGAAGCCGTCATCGACGCGGATTCAGCCAGGACAGTCTCGATCCCCGTGACCGCTGCGGTCGGCAACGGCGCAGTCAGCCTGCGAGTGATGCTTTACACCCCCACCGGCGCGGAGGTGGGCCAGCCCTCCTTGATCTCGGTCAACGTTCGCGCGGATTGGGAAGGCATCGGATCCCGCATCTTCGCTGCGCTGGTCGTGTTGTTCTTCGGCTTCGGAGTGTGGCGCAATATCGTGCACCGCCGCCGGGACCGGGCAGGAGCCGCCGCCGAGGCCGATCCCACAGCAGACCTGGACTCCGGTGCCGACGCCGCAGCGGTCACGTCGGCCGGCTCAGCTCCGACCCGCCTCACCACCGCGCCGCCCGATGACCGTCCCACCGGCCCGGCCGCCACTCCCCCGGCGTCTGACGACAGCCTGCCCCCGGCACCCCGTGGCTAGTCAGGGCGGCATCGGCCGCGCCAGCGCGATTCTGGCATCCGGAACCATGGTTTCCCGCCTGCTCGGGTTTCTCAAGGTCATCGTCCTCGCCAACATCGTCGGCCAGATCGGAAACGTACCCGACGCGTTCACCGTCGCCAACCAACTGCCCAATACCGTCTATACGATCGTGGCCGGCGGAGTGCTCACCGCGGTGCTGGTGCCGCAGATCGTGCGTGCGAGCCTGCACGACGACGGCGGCACCGCCTACATCAACAAGCTCGTCACCCTGGCCCTGAGCATCCTCGCGCTCACAACCCTGGCCGCGACTCTGCTCGCCCCGCTGATCACCCGGTTCATCGGCCTGGGCTTCTCCCCCGACCAGCTTGCCCTTGCCGTGGGGTTCGCCTACTGGTGCCTGCCGCAGATCTTCTTCTACGGTCTCTACACGGTGCTGGGCGAAGTGCTCAACGCCCGCAAGTCCTTCGGCCCGTTCACCTGGGTCCCCGTGATCAACAACGTCATCTCCATCGGCGGACTCCTGCTCTTCGGTCTGCTGTTCGGCGTCGACCCGAACGGCCTGCGCCCGCCGGCCGATTTCACGCCGGGCATGACCGCCCTGCTGGCCGGCAGCGCCACCCTCGGCGTCGTGCTGCAGGGTTGTGTGCTCTATTTCTTCTGGCGCCGGATCGGCCTGCGCTACCGGCCCGACTTCGCCTTCAGGGGTGTCGGCCTAGGTGCAGCCGGCAAGATGGCCAGCTGGACGTTCGGCATGCTCATCCTGACCACCGTCGCCGGCATCGTCGAAACGCAGGTGGTGACCCTCGCCTCTGGAGAGGGCGCCTCGTCCACGGTCATGAGCACGGCCTGGCTGATCTTCATGCTGCCGCACTCGATCATCACGGTGTCGGTGGCCACCGCGTATTTCACCCGGATGAGCGAGCACTCCTCCCGCGACGACACCGACAAGCTCCGCACGGATGCCTCCTCCGCCATCCGCGGGACCACCCTGCTGATCGT encodes the following:
- a CDS encoding DUF6049 family protein codes for the protein MIIASIRVLGTSAPESALAWLNRLTLAENDIFPLGYADSDPSLAVQAGSASPLAPTSLAFAMDPALFVPTAPSTAAEPGESAADPNIPAPTSTEGAPQPGQPEDGSTAPTLEQILAWDYTATTIAWPADNAVAQSDLAAFAAAGLTTTILQSGNVAQDDAEATTNTALELGSNELGLVADSGVSEAMRKAVMATTDDTWRGYMAELSSQIAVVASANPGQARTLLATFDRGWPPTAPRLAQTIDGLAALPWYAATTLTAAAATPVATEAADVTFVPQAEPTGSVDLANRLLDREAEVVAFSGSLAEPAAVTAPYRLALLALLGTSWQSTPDEWRTAVGDTLTSSHEVLRSVTVSTKGPINVVGSKVDIPVTLNNALGQAVSVRVQVLPSNGRLVVGNDVEAVIDADSARTVSIPVTAAVGNGAVSLRVMLYTPTGAEVGQPSLISVNVRADWEGIGSRIFAALVVLFFGFGVWRNIVHRRRDRAGAAAEADPTADLDSGADAAAVTSAGSAPTRLTTAPPDDRPTGPAATPPASDDSLPPAPRG
- the murJ gene encoding murein biosynthesis integral membrane protein MurJ — encoded protein: MASQGGIGRASAILASGTMVSRLLGFLKVIVLANIVGQIGNVPDAFTVANQLPNTVYTIVAGGVLTAVLVPQIVRASLHDDGGTAYINKLVTLALSILALTTLAATLLAPLITRFIGLGFSPDQLALAVGFAYWCLPQIFFYGLYTVLGEVLNARKSFGPFTWVPVINNVISIGGLLLFGLLFGVDPNGLRPPADFTPGMTALLAGSATLGVVLQGCVLYFFWRRIGLRYRPDFAFRGVGLGAAGKMASWTFGMLILTTVAGIVETQVVTLASGEGASSTVMSTAWLIFMLPHSIITVSVATAYFTRMSEHSSRDDTDKLRTDASSAIRGTTLLIVLASAVVMVCAYPFARVFGEAGFAQVQAIGNVIIAFLLGLVAFCVLFVVQRTFYALGDTRTPFFFTLFQVVLVITGVLGCALLPPEWIAFGIALVVTVSGTLQAILAAWLLRKRLGGIDGRRILRSLVKYFVAVLIPVAAGVGVLVALGGTTDGGFAVSAVAPAILSMILIGTVMAALYFALLLLMRSSELQAFLAPLKARLRR